The following coding sequences are from one Rutidosis leptorrhynchoides isolate AG116_Rl617_1_P2 chromosome 11, CSIRO_AGI_Rlap_v1, whole genome shotgun sequence window:
- the LOC139876222 gene encoding uncharacterized protein, translating to MAAPRTRKEVQSLNGKLAALSRFLSKVAERSLPFFKVLKDNVGRNFDWTPEADQAFQEMKALIRTFLTLTAPVPCETLTIYLEAGTGAVSSVLVAERGGTQMPVYFVIKVLQHGKVNYKPVEKLIFALVHTARRLRRYFQAHPMLVLTDSPIKQVLSKPEVSGRLAKWAIELGEHEIHYTPRTTVKGQIMADFMVEFICAAPPAPVVEEVPNIVTWELFTDGASSSDGVGACLILIGPEPLTERNIPTRCVSSSSPPIMKRNMRHCCLV from the exons ATGGCAGCACCGCGAACGAGAAAGGAGGTACAAAGTCTGAACGGCAAGTTGGCAGCGTTGTCCAGATTCCTGTCAAAGGTGGCAGAACGGTCACTTCCATTTTTCAAAGTGTTGAAAGACAACGTGGGACGGAACTTCGACTGGACTCCTGAAGCGGATCAGGCGTTCCAGGAAATGAAGGCTTTGATAAGGACGTTTCTGACATTGACGGCACCAGTACCGT GCGAAACTTTGACAATTTACTTGGAGGCGGGAACTGGGGCTGTCAGCTCGGTGCTCGTCGCAGAGCGTGGCGGCACACAGATGCCAGTTTATTTTGTTATCAAAGTGCTACAACATGGCAAAGTCAACTACAAACCGGTCGAGAAGCTCATTTTCGCGTTGGTCCACACCGCAAGACGGTTGCGACGGTACTTTCAAGCGCACCCAATGCTGGTGCTAACTGATTCGCCTATTAAACAG GTATTGAGCAAACCGGAGGTTTCTGGCAGGCTAGCTAAGTGGGCAATCGAACTGGGTGAACATGAAATACATTACACCCCCCGTACCACTGTCAAAGGCCAGATCATGGCAGATTTTATGGTTGAATTCATATGCGCCGCGCCACCAGCGCCGGTCGTCGAAGAAGTACCGAATATCGTCACGTGGGAACTATTCACAGACGGAGCATCGAGTTCTGACGGAGTGGGTGCATGTCTAATTTTAATTGGCCCTGAGCCCCTAACGGAGAGGAACATACCTACGCGTTGCGTTTCGAGTTCCTCGCCTCCAATAATGAAGCGGAATATGAGGCATTGCTGTCTGGTTTAA
- the LOC139876223 gene encoding uncharacterized protein, with protein sequence MAEKMRIKYLKVSDDSQLLANQMNGTFEARDPTLQNYLALAEEMANKFERFSITQVPRSLNKKADTLSKLASSVFSHFAKDVWVEVLSQKSTDVEAATVEEVETWMSPIITYLKNGTFPVDGATTRKIRMKAPMYMSRDGVLFKKSFTALLLRCVGPSEAETIVMEVHEGTCGMHAGFRTVVGKIMRLGYF encoded by the exons ATGGCTGAAAAAATGAGAATAAAATACCTAAAGGTGTCAGATGATTCCCAACTCTTGGCGAATCAGATGAACGGGACGTTTGAAGCTAGGGATCCAACTTTGCAAAATTATTTGGCATTGGCAGAAgaaatggccaacaaattcgagcgTTTCTCAATAACGCAAGTGCCACGATCCTTGAACAAAAAGGCCGACACACTCAGCAAACTTGCATCAAGCGTGTTCAGCCACTTCGCCAAGGACGTTTGGGTGGAGGTCCTTAGTCAAAAATCCACTGACGTG GAGGCAGCCACTGTAGAAGAGGTCGAGACATGGATGAGTCCCATCATTACGTACCTCAAGAATGGGACGTTTCCAGTCGACGGGGCAACGACACGTAAGATTCGTATGAAAGCACCTATGTACATGTCAAGGGATGGAGTTCTGTTCAAGAAATCCTTCACGGCACTGCTTTTAAGGTGTGTCGGCCCAAGCGAGGCGGAAACAATCGTAATGGAGGTGCATGAAGGGACTTGTGGCATGCATGCAGGATTTAGGACCGTTGTGGGGAAGATAATGCGGCTAGGGTATTTTTAG